One Brassica napus cultivar Da-Ae chromosome C4, Da-Ae, whole genome shotgun sequence genomic region harbors:
- the LOC106449153 gene encoding putative transcription factor bHLH107 → MQPEISDQILYSFLTGGSCASSTTTTTTRSSFYPFAMEDTSSQDKALATTVRKHREGERRRRERINSNLNKLRNLLSCNSKTDKATLLAKVVQRVNELKQQTLEISNETVPSETDEISVLNFENCSNDDGRIIFKVSFCCEDRPDLMQDLVETLKSLQMETLYAYMTTIGGRTRNDFVVIGNKEKHSVESVKLLQNAFESLLERSNQSVMMGHGGGGERSKRRRPLDHIIRV, encoded by the exons atgcaGCCAGAGATTTCAGATCAAATATTATATTCTTTCCTCACCGGAGGATCCTGTGCTTCAtcgaccaccaccaccaccacaaggTCGTCTTTCTACCCTTTTGCCATGGAAGACACAAGTTCTCAAGACAAAGCTCTTGCTACTACTGTCAGGAAACATAGAGAAGGTGAGCGAAGGAGAAGAGAAAGAATCAACTCTAATCTTAACAAGCTCCGGAACTTACTCTCTTGTAACTCCAAG ACCGACAAAGCCACACTACTAGCAAAAGTGGTCCAACGAGTCAACGAACTAAAACAACAAACCCTAGAAATCTCCAACGAAACCGTACCGTCTGAGACAGACGAAATCAGTGTACTCAACTTCGAAAACTGTTCCAACGACGACGGTCGGATAATCTTCAAGGTATCGTTCTGCTGCGAGGACAGGCCAGATCTCATGCAAGATCTCGTGGAGACACTCAAGTCTCTTCAGATGGAAACTCTCTATGCATATATGACGACAATTGGTGGTCGGACGAGAAATGATTTCGTTGTGATCGGCAACAAAGAGAAGCACAGTGTCGAGTCGGTGAAGTTACTACAGAACGCATTTGAATCGTTGCTCGAACGGTCAAACCAGTCGGTGATGATGGGACATGGTGGTGGGGGAGAAAGGTCCAAAAGACGTCGCCCCCTCGATCATATCATACGGGTGTGA